The following coding sequences are from one Pelagovum sp. HNIBRBA483 window:
- a CDS encoding 4Fe-4S dicluster domain-containing protein — protein sequence MTELPTSTERKLGLVIDLDTCVGCHACVVSCKGWNTENYGAPLSDQDAYGSNPTGTFLNRVHSYEIKPDQGVAKLVHFPKSCLHCEDAPCVTVCPTGASYKRSEDGIVLVNEDACIGCGLCAWACPYGARELDATEGVMKKCTLCVDRIYNENLPEEDRQPACVRTCPSGARHFGDLGDPNSEVSQLVEKRGGFDLMPEQGTRPVNKYLPPRPKDVEPEFDILAPYLEPVADDPKGWLGWLDKTLSALPGGDR from the coding sequence ATGACCGAACTTCCCACCAGCACCGAGCGCAAGCTCGGCCTTGTGATTGACCTTGATACCTGCGTCGGCTGCCACGCCTGCGTCGTGTCCTGTAAAGGCTGGAACACCGAGAATTACGGCGCGCCGCTGTCCGATCAGGATGCCTATGGCAGCAACCCGACAGGCACCTTCCTTAACCGCGTTCATTCGTATGAAATTAAGCCGGATCAAGGGGTTGCCAAGCTTGTGCACTTCCCCAAATCCTGCCTCCATTGCGAGGACGCGCCCTGTGTGACGGTCTGCCCGACAGGCGCGAGCTACAAGCGCAGCGAAGACGGGATCGTGCTCGTCAACGAAGACGCCTGCATCGGCTGCGGCCTCTGCGCATGGGCCTGCCCCTACGGCGCGCGCGAGCTGGACGCCACCGAAGGCGTGATGAAAAAATGCACCCTCTGCGTTGACCGCATCTACAACGAAAACCTCCCCGAAGAGGACCGCCAGCCCGCCTGCGTCCGCACATGCCCGTCAGGCGCGCGGCACTTCGGTGATCTCGGCGATCCGAACAGTGAGGTGAGCCAACTCGTTGAAAAACGTGGCGGATTCGACCTGATGCCCGAGCAGGGCACGCGGCCGGTGAACAAGTATCTGCCGCCGCGCCCAAAGGACGTCGAGCCCGAGTTCGACATCCTCGCCCCCTACCTCGAACCGGTCGCAGATGACCCCAAAGGCTGGCTCGGCTGGCTCGATAAAACACTCTCGGCCCTGCCCGGAGGAGACCGCTAA
- a CDS encoding carnitinyl-CoA dehydratase yields the protein MSDNPIKTQRRGAVLEVTLDRPKANAIDLVTSRIMGDVFTEFRDDPELRVAIITGGGEKFFCPGWDLKAAADGDAVDGDYGKGGFGGLQELRGLNKPVIAAVNGIACGGGLELALSADIILAADHAQFALPEIRSGTVADAASVKLPKRIPYHIAMELLLTGRWFDAEEAHRWGLVNRIVTADALMEEARKMADDLASGPPLVFAAIKEIVREAEDMKFQDAMNRITRSQFETVERLYRSEDQLEGARAFAEKRDPVWKGR from the coding sequence ATGAGTGATAACCCGATCAAGACCCAGCGGCGTGGCGCGGTGCTAGAGGTCACGTTGGACCGCCCCAAGGCCAACGCGATTGACCTCGTGACGAGCCGGATCATGGGCGACGTTTTTACCGAGTTTCGCGATGACCCAGAGCTGCGTGTGGCGATCATCACGGGAGGTGGAGAGAAGTTCTTTTGCCCCGGTTGGGATTTGAAGGCGGCGGCGGATGGGGATGCCGTCGACGGTGACTACGGAAAAGGCGGCTTTGGCGGCTTGCAGGAATTGCGCGGGCTGAACAAGCCGGTGATTGCGGCGGTGAACGGGATCGCCTGTGGCGGTGGGCTGGAATTGGCACTGTCGGCGGATATCATCCTCGCGGCGGATCATGCGCAGTTTGCCCTGCCGGAGATCCGTTCTGGTACGGTGGCGGATGCGGCAAGTGTGAAGCTGCCCAAGCGCATTCCGTATCATATCGCGATGGAGTTGTTGCTGACAGGCCGTTGGTTTGACGCTGAAGAAGCGCATCGCTGGGGGTTGGTAAACCGGATCGTGACCGCCGATGCACTGATGGAAGAAGCGCGGAAGATGGCGGATGATCTGGCGTCTGGGCCGCCGTTGGTCTTTGCCGCGATCAAGGAGATCGTGCGTGAGGCGGAGGATATGAAGTTCCAAGATGCGATGAACCGGATCACGCGCAGCCAGTTTGAAACCGTCGAGCGGCTCTACCGCTCGGAGGATCAGCTGGAAGGGGCGCGCGCCTTTGCGGAGAAGCGCGACCCTGTTTGGAAAGGGCGCTAG
- a CDS encoding molybdopterin oxidoreductase family protein has product MTAPTPKLDLSPKVSDEVRKTTCYMCACRCGINVHMKDGKVAYIEGNRDHPVNRGVLCAKGSAGIMQVNAPSRLRAPLKRVGPRGSGEFEEITWDEALDIATSWLKPVRETAPEKLAFFTGRDQSQSFTSFWAQGFGTPNYAAHGGFCSVNMAAAGIYTMGGAFWEFGQPDWDLTKLFVLFGVAEDHDSNPIKMGIGKVKGRGDKVIGVNPIRTGYNAVADDWFGITPGTDGLLILALVHCLLKAGRVDLTYLARFTNASCLVNEDPNSPQNGLLLRDEDGKPQVIDRNTGKLAPWDGAGVEPDLSATHTVGDVTHRPVFHHIAERYLADDYAPEAVAERTGISAQRIRALAAEIARTAFEEEIVLDREWTDFRGVTHKTMVGRPVSFHAMRGISAHSNGFQTCRSLHLLQILIGAVETPGGMRFKPPYPKPATAHPKPHCKVTPGQPLDGPHLGFVHGPDDLCIDEDGTPKRIDKAFSWENPMSSHGLMHMVISNAHAGDPYKIDTLFMYMANMSWNSSMNTSGTMKMLTDTDENGDYVIPRIIYSDAYSSEMVAYADLVLPDTTYLERHDCISLLDRPICEADAVADAIRWPVIEPDRDVRGFQSVLCDLGARLGLPGFVNEDGSQKYQDYADYITNHIRRPGIGPLAGWRTGEDGLSNGRGTANPDQLQAYIDNGGFWMSHVPDEAAYYKPFNRAYQDWAVQMGFYDSPQPYIFQLYVEPMRRFQLAAEGEGRVQPPDHLRGRIIATMDPLPVWYPPFEDGHVDPEEYDVHALTQRPMAMYHSWGTQNAWLRQIHGRNPLYVPTKIWKDKGFRPGDWARVTSAHGEITVPVMEMQALNDNTVWTWNAIGKRKGAWALQNDAPEATKGFLLNHLIHELLPPKGDGLRWANSDPITGQAAWFDLRVKIERAAAPAEAQPAYPPIQSPVGQGPANLAWKVGEES; this is encoded by the coding sequence ATGACAGCCCCGACTCCGAAGCTGGATCTCTCGCCGAAAGTCTCCGACGAAGTGCGCAAGACCACATGCTACATGTGCGCCTGCCGCTGCGGCATCAACGTCCACATGAAGGATGGCAAGGTCGCCTATATCGAGGGCAACCGCGACCATCCGGTGAACCGTGGCGTTCTCTGCGCCAAAGGCTCGGCTGGCATCATGCAGGTGAACGCCCCCTCCCGCCTCCGCGCACCGCTCAAGCGCGTCGGCCCGCGCGGCTCCGGCGAGTTTGAAGAGATCACATGGGATGAAGCGCTCGACATTGCCACCAGCTGGCTCAAACCCGTGCGCGAAACCGCCCCTGAAAAGCTCGCCTTCTTCACCGGCCGCGACCAGTCGCAAAGCTTCACCAGCTTCTGGGCGCAGGGCTTCGGCACCCCGAACTACGCCGCCCACGGCGGCTTCTGCTCGGTCAACATGGCCGCCGCAGGCATCTACACTATGGGCGGTGCGTTTTGGGAATTCGGCCAGCCCGATTGGGATCTCACCAAGCTGTTCGTCCTCTTCGGCGTCGCCGAGGACCACGATTCCAACCCGATCAAAATGGGCATCGGCAAGGTCAAAGGCCGTGGCGACAAAGTGATCGGCGTCAACCCGATCCGCACCGGCTACAACGCTGTGGCCGATGACTGGTTCGGCATCACACCCGGCACCGATGGCCTGCTGATCCTCGCGCTGGTGCATTGCTTGCTCAAGGCAGGCCGCGTCGATCTCACCTACCTCGCCCGCTTCACCAACGCGTCGTGCTTGGTAAACGAAGATCCGAACTCCCCGCAGAACGGCCTTCTCCTGCGCGACGAAGACGGCAAGCCGCAGGTGATCGACCGCAACACCGGCAAACTGGCCCCTTGGGATGGCGCAGGCGTCGAGCCTGATCTGTCAGCCACCCACACCGTTGGCGATGTCACGCACCGCCCCGTGTTCCACCACATCGCGGAGCGTTATCTGGCCGATGACTACGCGCCCGAAGCCGTGGCCGAACGCACCGGCATTTCCGCCCAGCGCATCCGCGCTCTGGCCGCCGAAATCGCCCGCACCGCCTTTGAGGAGGAAATCGTCCTCGACCGCGAATGGACCGATTTCCGTGGCGTGACGCACAAAACCATGGTCGGACGCCCCGTCAGCTTCCACGCGATGCGCGGCATCTCCGCCCACTCCAACGGTTTCCAGACCTGCCGTTCGCTGCACCTCCTGCAAATCCTGATCGGCGCGGTCGAAACACCGGGCGGTATGCGGTTCAAACCGCCCTACCCCAAGCCCGCCACCGCGCACCCCAAGCCGCATTGCAAAGTCACCCCCGGCCAGCCGCTCGACGGCCCGCACCTTGGCTTCGTCCACGGCCCCGACGACCTCTGCATTGATGAAGACGGCACGCCCAAGCGCATCGACAAAGCGTTCTCTTGGGAGAACCCCATGTCCTCGCACGGGCTGATGCATATGGTCATCTCCAACGCCCATGCAGGTGACCCGTACAAGATCGACACGCTCTTCATGTACATGGCGAACATGTCGTGGAACTCGTCGATGAACACCTCCGGCACCATGAAGATGCTGACGGACACTGACGAAAACGGCGATTACGTCATCCCGCGCATCATCTACTCCGATGCCTATTCCTCCGAGATGGTCGCCTATGCCGATCTCGTCCTGCCTGATACCACCTATCTGGAGCGGCACGACTGTATCTCCCTCCTCGACCGCCCGATCTGCGAGGCCGACGCCGTCGCCGATGCCATCCGCTGGCCGGTGATCGAGCCGGACCGCGACGTGCGCGGCTTCCAGTCCGTGCTCTGTGACCTCGGCGCGCGCCTTGGCCTGCCCGGTTTCGTCAACGAGGACGGCAGCCAGAAGTATCAGGACTACGCCGACTACATCACCAACCACATCCGCCGCCCCGGCATCGGCCCGCTCGCTGGCTGGCGCACTGGCGAAGATGGTCTGTCTAATGGTCGCGGCACCGCCAACCCCGATCAGCTTCAGGCCTATATCGACAATGGCGGCTTCTGGATGTCCCATGTGCCGGATGAGGCCGCTTACTATAAGCCGTTCAATCGCGCCTATCAGGATTGGGCGGTGCAGATGGGCTTCTACGACAGCCCGCAGCCCTACATCTTCCAGCTTTATGTCGAGCCGATGCGCCGCTTCCAACTCGCCGCCGAAGGCGAAGGCCGCGTCCAGCCTCCCGATCACCTGCGCGGCCGGATCATCGCCACGATGGACCCGCTCCCCGTCTGGTATCCGCCCTTCGAGGACGGCCATGTCGATCCAGAAGAGTATGACGTTCACGCCCTGACCCAGCGCCCGATGGCGATGTATCACTCATGGGGCACGCAAAACGCATGGCTTCGCCAGATCCACGGTCGCAATCCGCTCTACGTCCCCACCAAGATCTGGAAGGATAAAGGCTTCCGCCCCGGCGATTGGGCGCGCGTCACCTCCGCGCATGGTGAGATCACCGTGCCGGTGATGGAGATGCAGGCGCTCAATGACAACACCGTCTGGACATGGAACGCCATCGGAAAGCGCAAGGGCGCTTGGGCGCTGCAAAACGATGCGCCCGAGGCGACCAAGGGCTTCCTGCTCAACCACCTGATCCACGAGCTTCTGCCGCCAAAAGGCGACGGCCTGCGTTGGGCGAACTCCGATCCGATCACAGGTCAGGCCGCGTGGTTCGATCTGCGGGTCAAAATCGAGCGCGCCGCCGCGCCCGCCGAGGCACAGCCCGCCTATCCGCCGATCCAGTCCCCCGTGGGGCAGGGTCCGGCCAATCTCGCGTGGAAGGTTGGAGAGGAATCATGA
- a CDS encoding dimethyl sulfoxide reductase anchor subunit family protein: MHPAPSVIIFTSFSGLGFGMLFWLGLGMPGSTGFTAFVFFTVAYLLAVGGLLASTFHLGHPERFFRAFTQWRTSWLSREAWTSVVTLFLMAAYGAGLVFLGTRYALLGVIGAALSMLTVFTTAMIYTQMKTVPRWRHWTTPALFLTLSLGGGALLAGQVRFALPLLAIAGTLQLLAWIGGDKRLIQSGSNIATATGLGNLGTVRAFEPPHTGTNYLLREMVYVVARKHATRLRLIALVFGFGLPIVLLSLPFSHIWALLAVLSHVAGLLALRWLFFAEAEHVVGLYYGRRDAGRA; the protein is encoded by the coding sequence ATGCATCCCGCACCGTCCGTTATCATTTTCACAAGCTTTTCTGGGCTAGGCTTCGGCATGTTGTTCTGGCTCGGCCTCGGCATGCCCGGATCGACCGGCTTCACGGCTTTCGTGTTCTTCACGGTCGCCTATCTTCTCGCTGTCGGCGGCCTTCTCGCCTCGACCTTCCACCTCGGCCACCCCGAGCGTTTCTTCCGCGCGTTCACCCAGTGGCGCACCAGCTGGCTCAGCCGCGAAGCATGGACGAGCGTTGTCACGCTATTTTTGATGGCAGCCTATGGTGCGGGTCTGGTGTTCCTCGGCACCCGCTACGCCCTTTTGGGCGTCATCGGCGCGGCGCTGAGCATGCTGACCGTGTTCACCACGGCGATGATCTACACCCAAATGAAAACCGTCCCCCGCTGGCGGCACTGGACGACCCCTGCGCTCTTCCTCACCCTTTCGCTGGGCGGCGGCGCGCTGCTCGCAGGGCAGGTGCGCTTCGCCCTTCCTCTGTTGGCTATCGCAGGTACGCTGCAACTGCTCGCATGGATCGGCGGAGACAAGCGCCTGATCCAGTCCGGCTCCAACATCGCCACGGCCACCGGCCTCGGAAATCTCGGCACCGTCCGCGCCTTCGAGCCGCCCCACACCGGCACCAACTACCTGCTGCGTGAAATGGTCTATGTCGTCGCCCGAAAGCACGCCACCCGCCTGCGCCTCATCGCGCTGGTCTTCGGTTTCGGCTTGCCCATCGTGCTGTTGAGCCTGCCGTTCAGCCACATCTGGGCACTGCTGGCTGTGCTATCGCATGTTGCGGGTTTGCTGGCCCTACGCTGGCTGTTCTTCGCAGAGGCAGAGCATGTTGTGGGCCTCTACTATGGCCGTCGCGACGCGGGGCGCGCCTAG